One Globicephala melas chromosome 17, mGloMel1.2, whole genome shotgun sequence DNA window includes the following coding sequences:
- the SGK3 gene encoding serine/threonine-protein kinase Sgk3 isoform X2, which yields MALKIPAKRIFGDNFDPDFIKQRRAGLNEFIQNLVRHPELYNHPDVRAFLQMDSPKHQSDPSEDEDERSTQKLHSTSQNINLGPSGNPHAKPTDFDFLKVIGKGSFGKVLLAKRKLDGKFYAVKVLQKKIVLNRKEQKHIMAERNVLLKNVKHPFLVGLHYSFQTTEKLYFVLDFINGGELFFHLQRERSFPEHRARFYAAEIASALGYLHSIKIVYRDLKPENILLDSVGHVVLTDFGLCKEGIAISDTTTTFCGTPEYLAPEVIRKQPYDNTVDWWCLGAVLYEMLYGLPPFYCRDVAEMYDNILHKPLSLRPGVSLTAWSILEELLEKDRQNRLGAKEDFLEIQNHPFFESLSWTDLVQKKIPPPFNPNVAGPDDIRNFDAAFTEETVPYSVCVSSDYSIVNASVLEADDAFVGFSYAPPSEDLFL from the exons ATGGCCCTGAAGATTCCTGCCAAGAGAATATTTGGTGATAATTTTGATCCAG ATTTTATTAAACAGAGAAGAGCGGGACTGAATGAATTCATTCAGAACTTAGTTAGGCATCCAGAACTTTACAACCA tccAGATGTCAGAGCATTCCTTCAAATGGACAGTCCAAAACATCAGTCAGATCCATCTGAAGATGAGGATGAAAGAAGTACTCAGAAG CTACACTCTACCTCACAGAACATTAACCTGGGACCATCTGGAAATCCTCA tGCTAAACCAACAGACTTTGATTTCTTAAAAGTTATTGGAAAAGGCAGCTTTGGCAAG GTTCTTCTTGCAAAACGGAAACTGGATGGAAAATTTTATGCTGTCAAAGTGTTACAGAAAAAGATAGTTCTCAACAGAAAAGAG caaaaaCACATTATGGCTGAACGTAATGTGCTCTTGAAAAATGTGAAACATCCATTTTTGGTTGGATTACATTATTCTTTCCAAACAACTGAAAAGCTTTATTTTGTTCTGGATTTTATTAATGGAGGGGAG cTGTTTTTTCACTTACAAAGAGAACGGTCCTTTCCTGAACACAGAGCTAGGTTTTATGCTGCTGAAATTGCCAGTGCATTGGGTTATTTGCACTCCATCAAAATAGTGtacag AGACTTGAAACCAGAAAATATTCTTTTGGATTCAGTA GGACATGTTGTCTTAACAGATTTTGGGCTTTGTAAAGAAGGAATTGCTATTTCTGACACCACAACAACATTTTGTGGGACACCAGAG TACCTAGCACCTGAAGTAATCAGAAAACAGCCCTATGACAATACTGTAGATTGGTGGTGCCTTGGTGCTGTTCTGTATGAAATGCTGTATGGATTG cctcctttTTATTGCCGAGATGTTGCTGAAATGTATGACAATATTCTTCACAAGCCCCTAAGTTTGAGGCCAGGAGTGAGCCTTACAGCCTGGTCAATTCTGGAAGAACTCCTAGAAAAAGACAGGCAAAACCGACTCGGTGCCAAAGAAGACTTC CTTGAAATTCAGAATCATCCTTTTTTTGAATCACTCAGCTGGACTGATCTTGTACAAAAGAAGATTCCACCACCGTTTAATCCTAATGTG GCAGGACCAGATGATATCAGGAACTTTGATGCAGCGTTTACAGAAGAAACAGTTCCATATTCCGTGTGTGTGTCTTCTGACTATTCCATAGTGAACGCCAGCGTACTGGAGGCCGACGACGCCTTTGTTGGTTTCTCTTACGCACCTCCTTCAGAAGACTTATTTTTGTGA